A section of the Rhizomicrobium sp. genome encodes:
- a CDS encoding ClpX C4-type zinc finger protein has translation MTAKPTPLLFCSFCAKSQHDVKKLIAGPGIFICDECTALCARIVAESPAADPEARIDWPSTVETAQLLTYLGAADSVLQRIRDRVQETVDILRRREVSWADIGAALKVSRQAAWERFS, from the coding sequence ATGACCGCGAAGCCCACCCCCCTCCTGTTCTGCTCGTTCTGCGCCAAGTCCCAGCACGACGTGAAAAAGCTGATCGCCGGTCCCGGCATCTTCATCTGCGACGAATGCACTGCGCTTTGCGCCAGGATCGTCGCGGAATCGCCCGCCGCCGATCCCGAGGCGAGGATCGACTGGCCGTCCACCGTCGAGACCGCGCAATTGCTGACCTATCTCGGCGCCGCCGATTCGGTGCTGCAGCGCATCCGCGACCGCGTCCAGGAAACCGTCGACATCTTGCGCCGGCGCGAGGTGAGCTGGGCCGATATCGGCGCCGCGCTCAAGGTCTCGCGTCAGGCGGCCTGGGAGCGGTTCTCCTGA
- the aqpZ gene encoding aquaporin Z: MDSSKKIAAEFLGTFWLVLGGCGAAVLAAGVPDVGIGYAGVALAFGLTVLTGAYAFGHISGGHFNPAVTFGLYVAGRFPAKDIAAYWIAQLLGGIAAGAVLYVIASGAAGFDPGAGFANNGYGDHSPQHYSLLACAVCEGVMTFMFLIVILNSTLAAPGYAPIAIGLCLTLIHLISIPVTNTSVNPARATGVAIFQGSWAIEQLWLFWVMPLVGAGLAGLVQRWLVSHQTERQTSQKLAT; the protein is encoded by the coding sequence ATGGACAGTTCGAAGAAGATCGCCGCCGAGTTTCTCGGCACGTTCTGGCTGGTGCTGGGCGGCTGCGGCGCCGCGGTGCTGGCGGCTGGCGTGCCGGATGTCGGCATCGGCTATGCCGGCGTGGCGCTCGCCTTCGGGCTGACCGTGCTCACCGGCGCCTATGCCTTCGGGCACATCTCGGGCGGGCATTTCAATCCGGCGGTGACCTTCGGCCTCTATGTCGCGGGACGCTTTCCGGCCAAGGACATCGCGGCCTATTGGATCGCACAGCTGCTGGGCGGCATCGCGGCGGGCGCCGTGCTCTATGTGATCGCGAGCGGCGCCGCCGGCTTCGATCCGGGCGCCGGCTTCGCCAACAATGGTTACGGCGATCACTCGCCGCAGCACTATTCGCTGCTCGCCTGCGCGGTGTGCGAGGGCGTGATGACCTTCATGTTCCTGATCGTGATCCTGAACTCGACGCTGGCGGCGCCGGGCTATGCGCCGATCGCCATCGGCCTGTGCCTGACGCTGATCCACCTGATCTCGATCCCGGTGACCAACACCTCGGTCAATCCCGCGCGCGCGACCGGCGTCGCGATCTTCCAGGGAAGCTGGGCGATCGAGCAGCTCTGGCTGTTCTGGGTGATGCCGCTGGTGGGCGCGGGTCTCGCCGGGCTCGTCCAGCGCTGGCTGGTGTCGCACCAGACCGAACGGCAGACCTCGCAGAAGCTCGCGACGTAG
- a CDS encoding superoxide dismutase family protein encodes MRKAMIFLGLAAILAAPAPAGAAASKARAIARPIARDGSPVGTITFAATSHGVLIEYNLKGLTPGAHAIHIHTSGNCDPKVGFASAGPHFSPDPTKMHGYMAQHSPHPGDLPNEFAAADGTLHASTISNAFSLGNGKKSIFDRDGASIIVHARADDYISQPAGNSGDRIACGVIMRTVGPASRKPGKRKAHK; translated from the coding sequence ATGCGAAAGGCGATGATTTTCCTGGGCCTGGCGGCGATCCTGGCCGCGCCGGCACCGGCCGGGGCAGCCGCATCGAAAGCCCGTGCCATCGCCAGACCGATCGCGCGCGACGGCAGCCCCGTCGGCACGATCACCTTCGCCGCAACATCGCATGGCGTGTTGATCGAATACAACCTCAAAGGGCTCACGCCCGGCGCGCATGCGATCCACATCCACACCTCGGGCAATTGCGATCCCAAGGTCGGTTTCGCCTCGGCGGGACCGCATTTCTCGCCCGATCCGACGAAGATGCACGGCTATATGGCGCAGCACAGCCCGCATCCGGGCGATCTGCCCAACGAGTTCGCCGCCGCCGACGGCACGCTGCATGCGAGCACGATCAGCAACGCCTTCTCGCTCGGCAACGGCAAGAAATCGATCTTCGACCGCGACGGCGCATCGATCATCGTGCATGCGCGCGCCGACGATTACATCAGCCAGCCCGCCGGCAATTCCGGCGACCGCATCGCCTGCGGCGTGATCATGCGCACCGTCGGACCGGCGTCGCGCAAGCCGGGCAAGCGCAAAGCGCATAAGTAG
- a CDS encoding MATE family efflux transporter, producing MSSDKDQSPPARPAAYMPGGRGIGGRAFDPRLLEGSISRSLFLLAVPITGGSLLQIAYQLVDAFWVGRLGATAVAAVSVSLPFWFLMMAIGMGFTIAGSTLIAQYVGARNRAMVDHVAGQTLLTVVAVSAVLGLLGFVAAPYLLELMEVAPDVYHAALGFLRVQFIGLPLAFVFFCFQSQMRGMGQVTVPLYLTAGTVFVNFVLDPVFIFWMGWGVMGAALATVISQTIAAAAAIVLLVQGRYGIQLRIRELRPDFAFIKRAVNLGYPAAIEGSARGLGVTVMMFLITSFGTVTTAAYGVGGNMLQFAVIPAMGFSMATSTLVGQNIGAGNIKRAEAVARLATLITFSVLTAFGLFAFAFANHIAAFFVPHDKAVVHEASVFIRTVSWSFGFIGVQFALMGVLRASGNMFAAMTISLVSQWMLTFPLAFVLSHRAHLGAHGIWWAFPVANVITAVMSFLWFSRGDWKKRRIIDGLTEAEVEAEEVSEQVVV from the coding sequence ATGTCTTCCGACAAGGATCAGTCGCCGCCGGCGCGACCCGCCGCCTATATGCCCGGCGGGCGCGGCATCGGAGGCCGTGCCTTCGATCCGAGACTGCTCGAGGGCTCGATCTCGCGGTCCCTGTTCCTGCTCGCCGTCCCGATCACGGGCGGCAGCCTCCTGCAGATCGCCTATCAGCTCGTGGATGCGTTCTGGGTGGGACGGCTGGGCGCGACGGCGGTCGCCGCCGTGTCGGTGTCGCTGCCGTTCTGGTTCCTGATGATGGCGATCGGCATGGGCTTCACCATCGCCGGCTCGACCCTGATCGCGCAATATGTCGGGGCGCGCAACCGCGCCATGGTCGACCATGTCGCCGGTCAGACGCTTTTGACGGTGGTCGCCGTATCGGCGGTTCTCGGCCTGCTCGGCTTCGTGGCCGCGCCCTACCTGCTGGAACTGATGGAGGTGGCGCCCGACGTCTACCACGCCGCGCTCGGCTTTCTGCGGGTGCAGTTCATCGGCCTGCCGCTCGCCTTCGTCTTCTTCTGCTTCCAGTCGCAGATGCGCGGCATGGGCCAGGTGACGGTGCCGCTCTATCTCACGGCCGGAACGGTGTTCGTCAATTTCGTGCTCGATCCGGTGTTCATCTTCTGGATGGGCTGGGGCGTGATGGGCGCGGCGCTGGCGACCGTGATCAGCCAGACGATCGCGGCGGCGGCGGCCATCGTGCTGCTGGTCCAGGGCCGCTACGGCATCCAGCTCAGGATCCGCGAGCTCAGGCCCGATTTCGCGTTCATCAAGCGCGCGGTCAACCTCGGCTATCCGGCGGCGATCGAGGGCTCCGCCCGCGGCCTCGGCGTGACGGTGATGATGTTCCTCATCACCAGCTTCGGCACGGTGACGACGGCGGCCTATGGCGTCGGCGGCAACATGCTGCAATTTGCGGTCATCCCGGCGATGGGCTTCTCCATGGCGACCTCGACGCTGGTCGGCCAGAACATCGGCGCCGGGAACATCAAGCGCGCCGAAGCCGTGGCGCGGCTCGCGACGTTGATCACCTTCTCGGTGCTCACGGCCTTCGGGCTGTTCGCCTTCGCCTTCGCCAACCACATCGCGGCGTTCTTCGTGCCGCACGACAAGGCCGTGGTCCACGAGGCGAGCGTGTTCATCCGCACCGTGTCGTGGAGCTTCGGCTTCATCGGCGTCCAGTTCGCGCTGATGGGCGTGCTGCGCGCCAGCGGCAACATGTTCGCGGCGATGACGATCAGCCTGGTATCGCAGTGGATGCTGACCTTCCCGCTCGCCTTCGTGCTGTCGCACCGCGCCCATCTGGGCGCGCACGGCATCTGGTGGGCGTTCCCGGTCGCCAATGTGATCACGGCGGTCATGAGCTTCCTGTGGTTCTCCCGCGGCGACTGGAAGAAGCGGCGCATCATCGACGGCCTGACCGAGGCGGAGGTCGAGGCCGAAGAGGTCAGCGAACAGGTGGTCGTCTAG
- a CDS encoding glutathione S-transferase family protein has product MIAPCEAEAVMYALHQMQMSGNCYKVRLAARRLGIALALREYGLHDGATRTPEFLAKNPNGRVPLLELEDGRFLAESGAILSFLAEGSALIPEGSWDRAQMLQWMFFEQYSHEPYIAVARFWLAFAPEAEREKRKHLVPEWHAKGNAALCVMESHLGTQDWFAGNRCSIADIALYGYTHSAADGGFELADYPAVSRWLARVAEQPGHIPLGERW; this is encoded by the coding sequence ATGATCGCGCCGTGCGAGGCGGAGGCGGTCATGTATGCGCTGCATCAGATGCAGATGTCGGGCAATTGCTACAAGGTGCGGCTGGCGGCGCGCCGGCTCGGTATCGCGCTCGCGCTGCGCGAATACGGCCTGCATGACGGCGCGACGCGGACGCCGGAATTTCTCGCGAAGAACCCGAACGGGCGCGTGCCGCTGCTGGAACTGGAGGACGGCCGCTTCCTCGCCGAGTCCGGCGCGATCCTGTCCTTCCTCGCCGAGGGCTCGGCCCTGATCCCGGAGGGCAGTTGGGATCGCGCGCAGATGCTGCAATGGATGTTCTTCGAACAGTACAGCCACGAGCCCTATATCGCCGTGGCGCGCTTCTGGCTCGCCTTCGCGCCCGAGGCGGAACGAGAGAAGCGCAAACATCTGGTTCCGGAATGGCACGCGAAGGGCAATGCGGCCCTGTGCGTGATGGAATCCCATCTCGGGACGCAGGATTGGTTCGCCGGGAACCGCTGCTCCATCGCGGATATTGCGCTTTACGGCTACACCCACAGCGCGGCGGATGGCGGGTTCGAACTGGCGGATTATCCGGCGGTTTCGCGCTGGCTGGCGCGCGTCGCCGAGCAGCCCGGGCACATCCCGCTCGGTGAACGCTGGTGA
- a CDS encoding cold-shock protein encodes MIGQVKFFNTTKGFGFIAPEDGGKDVFVHVTAVQAAGLRGLNEGQRVNFDVEADKRGPKAVNLKLV; translated from the coding sequence ATGATCGGTCAAGTTAAGTTCTTCAACACCACGAAGGGTTTCGGATTCATCGCTCCGGAAGACGGCGGCAAGGACGTGTTCGTGCACGTCACCGCGGTCCAGGCGGCGGGTCTTCGCGGCCTGAACGAAGGCCAGCGCGTCAACTTCGACGTCGAAGCCGACAAGCGCGGCCCCAAGGCCGTCAATCTGAAGCTCGTCTAA